The genomic DNA TCTCCTTCTACCGGTGGCTGCTCCTTGTAGAGATGTTTCCCAGAATCTCCTTCCAGGAGATTCCACACCAAGAAATCTTCAACTATTTGAATCTCAGCAGCTTCCTGAAGTTTTAAGGGAACCTCTGGTctcactgatattttaaaattctttctgattTCAGGAAGTTCTCAGACACTGCACCTCAACCAGGTGGTTATTAGCAGCTTAATGAAATCCAGGCTGTCAACACTTCTTCCAAAAGTATTCCAAAAGGAATCTTTCCTAGCAGAGACTTCCTATGGACCAAAATGAACAACTACCAAGGCTTGTTCAGCTCCTCAGTAAGAGAATGGTGCTTAGGTGTGCATTTGAGTGGGAACAGCTCCTTTTGCAGGTGTCAGGTCCATCATAGATGGTGCAaactgctggagcaggatgggctgggcagggctgcacagcacagcattgCAGCTCAAGATCCTTATTTTAGAGCTGCTCTCCAAAATCCATTGGTTTTACAGGAAAGCTGGCATGGCTGTTCCATCAAAGACGGGCAATCTGCTCATGTGGCACAGGAACAGCACATAAACCTCATTAAGTGgtaggaagaaattattcctcaTGGAGCTTTGTCTTTAGTGGCTCTGACAAAACTGGGCCACCAGCTCCAGGGGCAAAATGGAGAGGAAACACCTTTTACAGTGAGCATCTCTGTTGTGTAGCTCTCAGACCATTTCTTTGCCATAAGACCTAACATCTGGCTTCGTtcctgctgcacagagccctgacTCTGACCTCTGTGCACAGCTGCACTGTAGGCACTGCCCAATCCCAGCCATGTGTCCCACCATGCCTCATGTAGGGGAATCCTGGCAAAATGCTCCTCCTCTGCATTGCTAATAATCCAAGATGTTATAACGGAACCACCCTTATTCCAGCTTCCCAAAGAGCAGCcaaggcacaggcacagctaACCATTTTTATTCGGGatcagcagcaggcagccagaTGCCAACACAGAGTGGAAGGGATGTGCTTCACCCAGGCTCCATCTactgacagcagcacacaccCACATACATTTCACTTCAGATAATCTCAGAGGTTTCATTGGCTTTTGACTGCTTTCcaggattatttttatttatttgcctaTCTCAAGAGTTTTTCCTAAGCAAGAGCTTCCCTGTTTATTTTCAAGGCCATACATGTGCAAAGCTGTCTCCTTGgctgtttctttcccttcacCTTCATTCAGAACCATCTGTATCTTCATTCAGAGCCATCTGTATCTTCCTTCACGTCTGCAACCAGCTGCTTAGACAAGGGGCAAATGTACTGGCTGGTAATGGCAGCAGCCTCCCTGGCATCTCTGTCCGAGCggctgtgggaaaggaaaaatcaggGATAGTGCATTATTTCTGGGAGCATGGACTGCAGGAACTGTGACAAGGCCACCTTGTGACGTTCAAGGAGCAGGTTTATGATCGAGGGATCATGGCTGCCTGTTGCCAGGCACTCTACAAATGCACAGTGGTGTTTCACCCCCACTGTCGACACAAGAGGTACTAAGGGCCAGCTTATTCCTCCCAGTTACAGTGATTTAAGAGTGGCATGTCTAAGGGAAAGTTGTTGGGCATTAGGAAAAGATAATATCCAGGTGCTGGGACAACCCATCCTGAGGTGTGTGTTTCAATCAGCAGCTGAATACAGACAGGGTGGCAAAGGCTTTCTTTCAAATTTAACCATTAGATCACATTTCCTAATGGGATGAATAATGGCTTTAATCCAGAATGACAACTCTTAGGAAATTATTCCAAGAAGATATTATTTTGCTTCCCTGGGTTTTACTATTTTTAACAACTGACTTTTCTATGGCTGTTCATAAAAGTCCTCTTCTGGCTTCAGTATTCTGGGGCTCAGAGTCACAGAGGTGACCAATCTCTCCCACCTACCTGCTGTTCAGAAAGCTCTGGTACAACCAGAGAAAGCAAAGGTCCTCAGTGTTGTTTactccctctctcccctgcaTATCTGTGTTGACTGGGCCAGGAGAGCTGGTTtagataaagaaaattaatattaattttaaacccCAAACCAGCAATTATGTAACCAAACCAccaccactgcagagcagcacttgCCCCTTGTGTTGtatctgctgctgtgctcacagTCATGGCCGCAGTGGGGCTGCTGGCCCAGTGTGGCAGTGAGCGCCCTGGGTGGGGACTGGGACACCAGAGGTTTCCTCTCACCTGCGCTTGCGGCCCATGAGGCTTTGGATGAATTTCTGAACCTGGGCGTTGCCTCTCATCTTGCTGTACTCACTGGTGAACAGCCCATCCGAGTGCCTCTGGGTCCTGTGTGGGGACAACAGGGGACAGTAGCTGCacctcccagccacagcaggcAGGACTGACCACGAGGCACAGCCATGCATCTCCTCCCTGTacctctccccttcccctcatCATcctgggcaggcagtgctggggctggctctgcagctggagagctcAGCTCCATAGGAGCCCCTTAGGGCGGGGATGCCATGTCCCAGCTGGAGACTTGCCTGCCCCAGGAGGGTGGGTGTGGCTGGTCCTCACCTGTCCTTGAGGCCCACCAGGTTTTTGACCAACTGCTGCACGTAGGCATTGCCGTTCATCTTGCTGAGCTCGCTGTGGAAGAGCCCGTCTGCATGGCGCTCCACTCTGCATGTTGTAACAGCGAAGAGGGGGTCAAAAGGAATGGGTGAAAAACACACAAGAACAGGCATTAAACGCTGCTGCCTCATGGCAAGAGAGTCCTGAACACACACGGGCAAGAATTCGTGCTATTTTGGCAaagtttcacagaaaaaatggagggggaaagggaattttaaaaatatctttgttaaACATCACACAGGAAAGCGACCTGCCCTTGTTTTTACTGGTGTCAGCACCTTGCCACAAGGATGTGAGAATGTGAGGTTATTGCTGATTAAGCACAAAAGAGTAGGAGAAGAGGCTGGAGAAGTAATAAACAAAGATGCAGAGACACAAAGCTTAAGAACACTTAGATAAGAGCAGCAATGACCAGCCCTTGCAGGTGACTCCCTTGGTGAACTCGGTGAACTTACAGGGTTGGCTATTTCTGATTATGTTTTCATGGGACCAGGCTATTGGAAATAGAAACTCTCACCTTTACCAGCCAGTGTAAGtgcacaggagaaaaacagaCTCAGAAGTGTCTTTGtaactgtgttttgtttgggggctacaaattttctcctgaattaaataaaattaacattcCCATtcttaaacaagaaaaaacatttacagTATTTGCATTCATTTAAGTAAATCTGTTTAGGGAAGAAGGAGATCCACAAGCAAGCAGATGCAAGTTCAGGAAGGCAGCTAAAAGGCTGGATTTTCAGCTAGCAGGCTCTTTGAACAAAAGccatggagaaaaagaaagttgaGTCCCAAGAAATGCTTACCTCTCCCAGGATGGCAAAGATGCTGAGAAGTGGGACAGGACAATCATGGGAATAATTACTTGCCACAGAGTTGTCATTATGGAAACCATGTTCTATCCTGAAACAAAGCATGAAGTTTtgtgagcagcaggacaagTGACCTTGGTGTGTGACTGGTGCAGTTCACATGCCTCACAGATACAGGGCTGTGGAAACTCCATCACTGTAACTAAAAAAGGCGGGAtttcctgccagcagagatAAACACCTGGAGACAACTGCAAGGGACTTTCAGACAAAAAGAATTACATGGGCTAAATAAAATTCATTCTCATATAAGAGGAAGGGCTCATGTGTGTGCGCGTATCCACCTATCCACCTGTccttcaagaaggaaaaatgaaataacataGATTTGCAGTCACAGCAGGCCCtcctattttgttttcttactgaaataaaaagaaaagtacatTTTGTTTATCAAGATGCACGGCATGTTTCCCCCTCTTTATTCCCAGGTTGTTTCCCCCTTTATTCCCAGGTGCTCACCTTTCCTCAAGGATCCCACGGCAGCTCTACCTGTAATTTATTATACACTCCTTTAATTTTTGCCTTCctcctgaaaagaaacaaaccttcGTTGCTGTCCTGCAATCTCTCAAGATGGCATTTTGCTAATCCCAAATCAAAGTCCTCCCACTTGGTTTTTACTTTATTCTGAAGCTAAACAGTACAAAGAACATGAAAGGACTGTCCAAGAATTCTGAACACTTTCTAGCCACCCTTCTGGGACTGTTTGGTGCTCTGAAGGTGCTGCAAGATGAAAAGAGGCACAAGGAGAAAGGACAAGGGTGAGGGATTAATACAGAAACTTATTCACTGTAAACCACAGGGCAAATATTTAATGGGGGTTGCAGGGCAAACAGATGAGAGGATGAAGGAACTATAAGCCTAATCTCACACACACTTTGAGCTTTAGTgttgtgttttcctgcctgATTCAGCTTTGAGGTGATGGAATAGTAAAACAAGGACATTTCAAAGATTAGCATCTTACTGGAGTCCAAACAAGGCAGACTCCACAGTCCTGGGATGCAGGAGGAACTGAAAACAGCCACCAAACCCAGAGCATCCTTGGGCAAGAGGAACCTGAATCCTGAGCCAGTTCTTCCATCTGCCCAACAGCTGTCACACAGTCCCTTGATCCCAGGATCTCACCTCAGCATCTGGCCTCCCCTGGACTGGCATTTCTCTGGGAGCACCATATTTAAAAGACCATTTTAAACCCCATCCCTGGCTCCAAAGTTTCTCCTCTCTTCATAACCTTTCTAGCTGCTAATCTGTGATCAACTTCTCTTTCTGGACATAATTTTGTCACCCCTGGGTAGACCATATTTGCTTGCTGAAGTTCCCAGGAGCAGTGATAGCTGTTGAGGAACTTCTCCTGCCTATCAATAATAATtgcattgtttttttaaattagccaGACCACAAGGAGTGGGTAGATCTCCAGTGTCATCACTGAAGGGCTGCTTAACCTTCTTAGGATACTTCCAAACTTTTAATTTCCTCCCCACTGATGCTGGCTTTAAATGACTGCAAACTCTTTGGCCAGCTGGGACCTTTAGCTGAAAGAACTATGCtctgagccagcctgggagcCCTAAGTAAGAAACCCCCCCAtattccagcactgctgctcaggaCATGGATGGCCTCATAGCAACAGCTCAGCGAGGCATCACAGAGGTCTGAAATCCACCCCCAAAAGTGAGAGAAGGGCAAAGGCAGCCCGTGCAGCCCACTCACCCCTGCTGGACTCACCAACCCTGGTTGCTCCCAGCTCGCAGCTGATGCTtcactgcctgctcctcctggggacCCCTATAAATCTGCAGCCTTATCAGAAGCAATTATTTGGGTAAAGATATGGATATGAGCAATCATGATTAACAGCAAATAATGCAGCGGGGTTGGAATGTCCTTTTAATCACCTGATCGGGTCATTCACAGTAATTTGATGGAATATTTCTGCTGATGGATAATAATTCCTGCTTCTGCCTATAATGACATTTGTTGGGCAAACATCCTTGTAGCAATTGATTCACTATGATTGTCATCATTATTTCCTGGCTTTAATTACCTCTTGATAGGAGCTTAATCTTCTGTTCTTGTAATTTCATCCTGGCTTGGGCTATGTTTGCAATTGCCAGGATCTGTCAGTGAGTCGCTGTGTGTACCACTGATTTGGCTGAACGACATGTCACTTTTTTAGGGCAAGGATTGCCTGATCAGTAGGATCAGGGATGACTTTTCCATGAGGAGACAATACCTTTTGAACTGTGGTTTCAACTGGGAAAGGACTGCCAAGTACAAATTCTGTTACAGCATCTAGAGCCCAGCATATTTATACATGCATGGAAAACATCCTGAATCTATTCCCTGCTattgctggggtttgtttggtcTCAAATACTGCAGCTAAAAGTGACAtggaaacagaggaagaaaatacgATTagcctttctctccttctttatATGGTATAACGTACCTTGGAAGAAATAAGcaccataaatattttttttaatcttccaaGTGGAGAAATGGGAGCTGTATTACTACCtatctttcttcttccttggaAAAGCACAAGGTGACCCCAAGACTAGAAGACTGGGAGAGACAATATTTTCCCCATCATCTTTCCCTTGGAAAAATGCCCAAGGGCCTGATGAGCAGAACCTCAGCCCTCCAGCCTGTGAGTGCAGGCTGTAGCCAGAGCCCTGTAACAGGGACAGGGGAAAACAGCAGGGACACTCCAGGTTCCATTCCAGCGCTGGAGCACCAAGATATGCCATGGTCAGAGCCGGGACAGGGGAGCCCATTTCCTCCTCTGGGACCTGCTCTGGTCCAGGCATTTCCCAACcacttttctctcctctctgtacctgctttctccagctgcagccttcTGCTTCTGCCCGCAGTGGTGGTGGCAGGTTCAGGTTTACAAAAGAGACTGAACAACATGTAGGGAGGTAAAAATTACTAACGtgatttctcttctttttcaaacaACCTCAGTGGGTCTGAAATGCCTCCAAGCTCTGGGGAAGCTCAGGTTGCCTTGAGACTCTGGATGAGAACAGAGAAGAGGTTGGAATGACAAAGTGGCCCCACGATGGCAGCAGAGGGTGTTTAACAGGACACTGAAAGGTTCTGGGGACTGGAAGAATATGAAATAAGTAACCTGATTAACTActctgcaacaaaaaaaaaatggggtttgcctccagcagcaggggcagggtgaaAAGGTGATGGGGTAGAAAATGGTGTGACCATGCCCAGCACTGATGCAACTTAATGCAGGTGACAAACATGGGCTTGAGCTCCAGTGCAGCTCTGGAAAATTCAGGAATGATGAGGAAATTCAGGGCCATGAAGAGAACTCAAAAGCATCTTCAAGCTGAAATTTATAACTGAATAAACCAGCACCCAAAACAACTCCTCAGCCCCTAAACAACATCTGATTCTCCTTAACCAGAATTTACATCAAACTCATCAGGAGACATTATGGAAATAGGAGTAATAAAAAATCCTGCTTAACAATATCCATTGAAAGGAGCTTTGTGAATTTGCACCTTGCTTCTCCCATTCTCCATTTGTGTGAATGCTCCAAGTCCCAGCTGGGGAGTGGAGATTCCCCTTGCTCACATCCAGCAGATACAAAGCAGGATTAAATCACCCATTTAGATGGAATCTATAACCCATTATCTATGCAGAGAAAAGCTTTCAGCTATTTTCTGGCTCTAAGAATGATAGAGAAAATGACTGGCCTCACCTGATCTCTGCTTTTGTACCACTGCCATGCCTAAAGACACATGAAGTCGGGGCTGGACTgatcccagcccctggctgccCTGACTGACCTGCCCATGGCACATAACTGTTTTACAGGATTTTAGCAAAGTACCGCAAACAGGTGACACTGAGGAGTGCTgaggctgtgcacacacactccTTGAAGAAAGCAGGGAGAAATGCCCCAGGACAAGATGGAAAAGGGATCTGTGAGCTTTGGGGGCcatctgagctgctctggggacgCTGCCAGGTATAAAGCCATGAGAATCTTTGTGCAGTCACTTGTGCTTAGGCTTGACACTGACTGACGTGCCCAGTGTGGAGAGATGGGATGCATTAAGTAAATCCAGTTGCCATGAGTACCAGGGCTATTCCCAGTAGCCATGCTGATGCCTGGGGACACCCTTGTGCCAACAGAGAGCAAAGATTATGAAACACAGGGGTCACCCCCTTCAACATCCAGGCTCTGGTTACTGCTCTGTCTCAAATGCATCAGAGCTGAGAATGGATCTGAGGAAggtccttttcctcctctttacAGTGGGAGGGGTCACCAAATCTGCAGTGTGAAAGGCAGCATCTTAGAACCAGGTTAAATGATTTAGCCCCAAATTTGGCAATATTTGAGAGAACATGTGAACCTGGCATTTTTGATGTTGGAGGCAAAGacaagaaaactgcattttagaaAAGAGAGGGTTTCATCACAGAGCTACCTATCCTggcccacagcacagggaggatgCAGACAGACTCTCCAAAATCAGCAGTCAGAGCTCTGGGGGATTCTGAGGTCTGTAGGGGAGGAATTCCCATTCGCCCTCCAAAGTAATTGATGCAGGAGgtcagaaaagatttttccctGGAGAAGCAGTGGAATGCATTCAGAGTCCCCCTCCAGAGAGCATTGAGAACAGGCTGGATAAATGCTGCTATTGTCACATGGACATCATTGCTCCTGCCTTGAACAAgtaaagcccatccagccttTGGGGTTGCTGTTTATTCAGGGCACTCCTTACAAAGTTTGCCCAATCCTTGTCAGCCTGTCCAGAACCCAGACCCCAggatctgctggagctgctcttctTCCTGGAGACATCTTGACTGGCCAAAATGCATCCCAAAATCTAACACCCATGCTTTGCACCCTGCCTTTGGGATGGCAAAATGCACAAGGGTCAATCCAGGCCAAGAAAGCTGTGGGAGTACCATGTCTTGCCCCACACAGTGGTGTCCCAAGTCCTGATGGAGCTGTCCAGGTGCAGCTGGCCTTtggggagcccagcacaggctgtgccccATGCAATGGCAGCACtcccccatggcaggggagtttATTGAGGTCAGATGGTACTAGGAACTGCATGGCTAAATCCTTCCTACGTAAAATACCCTTTAATCAGCTTACAGGGTGTTCAGGAACTTCTACCACCCccattccttttttccccttcctgtgtctgtgtgaggcCATGTGGGCAGTGGGGATTATCTCTGGTGTGTTTGCAGGTGAGCCTGGCCCACGCCACTGCGATGACGGtgatgctgctccagctgagagCAGATTGGAGGCGATTCCTTGCATCACTCCCAGGTCTGTAAGAGAAAGGACCCTAATTGGAATAAGGAGATTGGAGGATTTAGCCTCCTAAATGCTCCTTTCTTGCACAGGATGGTTTCAGGAGTAGTTTTAATCTTTACCACCTGATCTTGTGATTTTGGCTGCAAGAGGGAAGAATGGGATGGAAGGAAGAGGCAGGGCAGCCCAGGTGGGCttggaagaagaaggaaaatcacAGTCCCAATATGGTCATGGAACCTCAGAAAAACCCTTACCCCAATCTCAAAGTGGCAAATTAAGCTAAGAAGGTGTGTAGATCCAGGTGATGTGTGTCTCTGTTTCTATCTACCTGCTCCTGAGGTGGCTTGGATTGCCTGTGTCTCTCCCCTGCTTTGTTTGACTGAAACATGTGGCACTTTTTGGGATTTGCAccagtttaaaatgaaaaccagataTGAGGGACAAAAGCACAAAATGTCACATACCTGGAGATATGTCTGCTTGGTCTGAAGTCAAGAGGGAAGGTGCTGGACATGCTGGTGACATCTGTGGCTGGAAGCATTATCCAGGGGCAAGAACAGCAAAACATTTGTCAGGAGCTCTGGgttgtgctggagcagccctcaGTCATTTTGGTCAAAATTGTATCTGCTTCCTGCCAAACCCTTGGATGACATCTACAGTAAACCCCAGctcttttgaaggaaaagattaaatattaggTGTTTGGCtcacactgggaaaaaaaatgcttaaaacatTTTGCTAAGAATTGGGAAGAACAAGGAGAAAAGCATCCTGTTGGTGCAGTATTGGTACCTTGGGTGCTGCCAGGGTGCCTTGGCTCTCCTGAGTACAGGATAAGAGGTGCTTTGCAAGTGAGAACATCCCTCTGAAGCGGGGATAAGGTGCTAAGCCAAAGGGTCCCCTGGGGTGTTTCCCTAGGGATGCTCCACCTGGGGATGCTGGacccatcctgctgcaggaataCCTGTGGCAAGCCTTGAATCTGCTGCCATGAGGACTTCCCTCCTGCAAgcaaatcatagaatcatggaatcattgaggttggaaaggacctccaagaccatcaagtccaacctgtgccTGACCTtcaccttgtcacccagcccagagcacttAGTGCCACTTCTGGTTGTTCCTtggacatctccagggatggggactccaccaccttcctgggcagccccttccatTGCCTGACCAccttttccatgaggaaattctTCTTCTCTGCTTGGGAATTGGCACTATAGGGGGAAAAATGGGCTGGTTTTACTGTGGCTGGCACTGTGatccagaaaaggaaaagccaagcTCAAGGCACAGTCATTTTTACAGGAAGAAGGGAACCCTGTTTTCCCAACATATGACTGAATCATGGCTGTCTCCCTGTAACCAAGGAAGCCCAAAGCAGTTTTTAAAGACAAGCTGTCACCCCATCAATCACCTGCTGGAATTTTACACTCTATGGAGCTCTTTCCAAGGGTCCCCTGTTTTTTCCTGGGTTGGTTTTCCCACctaagtgggaaaaaaatttgcCTGCCTCCTGGTTATGTTCGCAGGGTGGAACATCACATCCCAGTGCA from Sylvia atricapilla isolate bSylAtr1 chromosome 6, bSylAtr1.pri, whole genome shotgun sequence includes the following:
- the SCT gene encoding secretin isoform X1; translated protein: MVSIMTTLWQVIIPMIVLSHFSASLPSWERVERHADGLFHSELSKMNGNAYVQQLVKNLVGLKDRTQRHSDGLFTSEYSKMRGNAQVQKFIQSLMGRKRSRSDRDAREAAAITSQYICPLSKQLVADVKEDTDGSE
- the SCT gene encoding secretin isoform X2; this encodes MVSIMTTLWQVIIPMIVLSHFSASLPSWERVERHADGLFHSELSKMNGNAYVQQLVKNLVGLKDRTQRHSDGLFTSEYSKMRGNAQVQKFIQSLMGRKRSSPGPVNTDMQGREGVNNTEDLCFLWLYQSFLNSSRSDRDAREAAAITSQYICPLSKQLVADVKEDTDGSE